The genomic window GAGTCATGAGAATTGTATTTGGTATCAGAGTAGTCTAACTTAGATCAACTTTTGACTAGTTGTTTGTTTCCATTGAACCTACTTTCAACCCAATTTTATTCACAAGATCTGCATTTCTCTGCACCCACAATGTTTTACATTGCTTATATAATTTGTACATTGATCAGGTGAATCTGATCTTACTTTCTGGTCCACCTCTAAGCACTTTtaaatggagaagaaaggcCAGCATGGTACATATGAATCAATGATGACTCATCATCCGATCCTCTGTATCATTGCTTTATCTGTACTTTTCATAGCAATCGACCCCTTTCACATGAGTCCAATCGGGGGTCGTGAGTTCAAACCCGTGAAGCATGAGGTTGCTCCATATAAGGAAGTCATGGGAAGCTGGCCTAGAGACAACCTTAGTCGACTGGGTAATCATGGGAAACTGGAGTTCGTGGACCAAGTCTTTGGTCCAGAGTCATTAGAGTTTGATAGTTTAGGTCGTGGTCCATACACAGGGTTGGCTGATGGAAGAGTGGTTAGATGGATGGGTGAAGCAATCGGATGGGAGACATTTTCGGTGGTAACATCAAAATGGTAAGAGATTACATATTCATCACTTCTTTTTTGTGCAGAGagttttgtttcagtttttcttattGATGTGTGTTCATGAGAATTAGGTCAGAGGAAGCTTGTGTGAGAGGTGTGgattcaacaacaaacaagcAATGGAAGCACGAGAAGCTGTGTGGGAGGCCTCTTGGACTGAGATTTCATAAAGAGACAGGAAATTTGTATATTGCAGACGCTTACTATGGTCTACTTGTGGTTGGTCCTGAAGGAGGGATTGCTACGCCTTTAGCTACTCATGTGGAAGGAAAGCCTATACTCTTTGCCAATGACCTTGACATCCATAGAAATGgctccatcttcttcactgaCACCAGCAAAAGATATGACAGAGCGTAAGACAACTCTCTTATTCTTGCTTTGTATGTCAATTCCTACCGTAAATTGTATGATATAGAAATTATACTTGTATTTTGTAGGAATCATTTCTTTATATTACTGGAAGGAGAATCAACAGGAAGGCTTCTAAGATATGACCCACCTACCAAAACAACACACATTGTGCTGGAGGGTTTGGCTTTTCCCAATGGAATTCAACTCTCTAAAGACCAATCTTTCCTCCTCTTCACCGAAACAACCAATTGCAGGTATGACCCTCAACTTTGTGTTTATATAGCTGTATCTATCATTcatttctcttcatcattatGTGTATGACAGATTGGTGAAGTACTGGCTGGAGGGTCCAAAGATGGGTGAAGTCGAGGTGGTGGCAGATCTCCCGGGATTCCCAGACAATGTAAGAATAAATGAAGAGGGTCAGTTTTGGGTTGCAATTGATTGTTGCAGAACACCGGCACAAGAGGTTCTTACAAACAACCCTTGGATAAGAAGCATCTACTTTCGGTTGCCAATACCGATGAAGCTGCTTGCGAAAACGATGGGGATGAGAATGTACACTGTGATATCGAGATTCGACGAGGAAGGTAAAGTCCTGGAGGTGCTCGAGGATAGACAAGGGAAGGTAATGAAGCTTTGGATTGGAACAGTGGCTCATAACCACATTGCCACTCTACCTTATCCTTTGACAATGAATCAATGAAGGACTTTGTTGTGTAGTTCCTGAACTAAATCATCTCTCTGTAACTTAATTATCTTCGTTTTGATTCAAGTTCCTTTGGACCGGTTTGtcttttgttgatattatgTGTGACCTTAGATTCCTCATgaaattctctttctttctttcttgagtctctttttttttttgtttggttcacGTCCTATGGAAGGCTTCATAACTTGAGCCATCGCCCAGTCTTCTTCGACTCCCGCGAAATAGAAAACAAGAGTATGCAATGAAGAATTGCCTTGGAAAACAAGAGTATGCAATAGAGAAAGTCTCGAAAGTGTTGGAAGGTTGAAGATAAAGAGAATACAGAGAGGTAACGGAAAAATAACGACTGCTTTTTCTCCAAAATGATGACGTTACAATCATCTCCATTACGA from Arabidopsis thaliana chromosome 3, partial sequence includes these protein-coding regions:
- the LAP3 gene encoding Calcium-dependent phosphotriesterase superfamily protein (Calcium-dependent phosphotriesterase superfamily protein; FUNCTIONS IN: strictosidine synthase activity; INVOLVED IN: alkaloid biosynthetic process, pollen exine formation; LOCATED IN: endomembrane system; EXPRESSED IN: 12 plant structures; EXPRESSED DURING: 6 growth stages; CONTAINS InterPro DOMAIN/s: Strictosidine synthase, conserved region (InterPro:IPR018119), Strictosidine synthase (InterPro:IPR004141), Six-bladed beta-propeller, TolB-like (InterPro:IPR011042); BEST Arabidopsis thaliana protein match is: Calcium-dependent phosphotriesterase superfamily protein (TAIR:AT5G22020.1); Has 35333 Blast hits to 34131 proteins in 2444 species: Archae - 798; Bacteria - 22429; Metazoa - 974; Fungi - 991; Plants - 531; Viruses - 0; Other Eukaryotes - 9610 (source: NCBI BLink).), with product MEKKGQHGTYESMMTHHPILCIIALSVLFIAIDPFHMSPIGGREFKPVKHEVAPYKEVMGSWPRDNLSRLGNHGKLEFVDQVFGPESLEFDSLGRGPYTGLADGRVVRWMGEAIGWETFSVVTSKWSEEACVRGVDSTTNKQWKHEKLCGRPLGLRFHKETGNLYIADAYYGLLVVGPEGGIATPLATHVEGKPILFANDLDIHRNGSIFFTDTSKRYDRANHFFILLEGESTGRLLRYDPPTKTTHIVLEGLAFPNGIQLSKDQSFLLFTETTNCRLVKYWLEGPKMGEVEVVADLPGFPDNVRINEEGQFWVAIDCCRTPAQEVLTNNPWIRSIYFRLPIPMKLLAKTMGMRMYTVISRFDEEGKVLEVLEDRQGKVMKLWIGTVAHNHIATLPYPLTMNQ